The Oscillospiraceae bacterium genome includes the window GAACACGCTTTCAGATACTCGCGCCGGTCATTAAAGGTAAAAAAGGACTTCATGAAAAGGTGCTTGCCGACGCAATGGCAGACGGCTATGTAAGAGTAAGAATTGACGGCTTCGTTTATGACCTTTCTGAAACTCCTGTTCTCGATAAAAACAAGAAGCATGCCATAGAAATAGTAATTGACAGGCTTGTCATAAACGGCGATATATTCGGAAGGCTTTCGGGATCGCTCGAAACCGCGCTCGCCCTCGCAGACGGAACTGTAATGATAGAATTTGTCGATAAAGCCGCTGACGATCCTGACAGGATAATCACACTGTCTCAGAATTTTGCCTGTGAAGAACACGGCTTCAGCATGGCAGAGCTCGCGCCGAGAATGTTTTCATTCAATAATCCTTACGGCGCGTGCGAAGCGTGCGGAGGTCTTGGCTTGAAGCGTATAATATCTCCACGGCTCGTAATTCCGGATCTTTCGCTTTCTCTGTCAGAAGGAGCAATTCAGGTCAACGGCTTTAAAAGCCTTGACAATGATAACTGGTCCGGCAAGACGCTCACCGCCGTACTCGAAAAATATGGACTTGATTTGAACTCGCCTCTTTGCGATTATTCACCGGATGCACTTAACGCCATTCTCTACGGCACAGGCGGCGAACGTCATACACGCAGCTTTATAATCGAAGGACAAAAGCGCGATTTCACATATTCCTTTGACGGGATAATCAACATTATCCAACAGCGGTTTGAACAAACCAACAACGAATATTACGACGCTTTTCTCGAGGATGTCGAATGCCCCGTATGTAAGGGCAAGCGTCTTAAAAAGGAAATATTATCGGTTACAGTAGGTGGACTTTCGATCGCAGATTTCACCGGGCTTTCTATTACCGCCGCTCTGGAATTCATCAACAAGCTTACTTTGACCGAAAAGGAAACCATGATTTCACGCGAAATCACAAAGGAAATACGAAACAGGCTTTCTTTTCTACAACATGTCGGGCTTGATTACCTGACGCTTTCAAGGAGAAGCGCAACTCTGTCCGGAGGCGAAAGCCAGAGAATACGGCTCGCCACTCAGATAGGCAGCTCTTTGATGGGCGTTTTATATATTCTTGACGAACCGAGCATCGGACTTCATCAACGTGACAATTCAAAGCTCATTGATACATTGAAAAGGCTGAGAGATATCGGCAACACCGTTATAGTGGTCGAGCATGATGAAGAAACCATGGAAAACGCCGATTATATAGTTGATATCGGCCCCGGAGCCGGTATAGAAGGCGGAAACATAGTCGCCGCGGGCACTCCGCAAGAAGTTATGAACACGCCGGGATCGATTACGGGCGATTTCCTGTCGGGAAGAAGAAAAATCAAGGTGCCGGACATCCGCAGATCCGGCAACGGTTATTTTCTAAAGGTTTTGGACGCGCGCGAAAACAACCTCAAGGGAATCGACATTTCAATTCCGCTCGGTACCTTTACCTCGGTTACAGGAGTTTCCGGCAGCGGAAAATCATCTCTTGTCAACGGCATACTGCTTCAGGAGCTTGCCTCAAAGCTGAACCGCGCTTATACGCGTACCGGAAAATGCAAAGCCGTCCTCGGACTCGAAGCGCTTGACAAGGTAATCGCGATAGATCAATCTCCGATAGGACGCACACCGCGTTCAAACCCGGCGACATATACAGGATTATTCAATGAAATACGGGCGGTTTTTGCAAAAACGCCCGACGCAAAAGCGCGGGGATACGGTCAGGACCGATTTTCATTTAATCTTCGCGGCGGCAGGTGCGAAGCCTGCGGCGGCGACGGAACAATAAAAATAGAGATGCACTTTCTTCCGGATGTATATGTGACATGCGATGTCTGCAAAGGGAAAAGATACAATCGAGAAACACTTGAGGTAAGGTACAAAGGAAAGACTATCGCCGATGTGCTTGATATGACAATTACTCAGGCAAGCTCTTTCTTTGAGAACATTCCGCAGATTTCACGAAAGCTGAAAACAATGTGCGATGTCGGAATCGGATATATTAAGCTGGGTCAGTCATCGACAACCTTATCGGGAGGTGAGGCGCAGCGCGTTAAGCTTTCCTGTGAGCTGTCAAAACGCAGCACGGGAAAAACCATATATATACTTGACGAGCCGACGACAGGTCTTCACTCCGCCGACGTCGAAAAGCTTATTGAGGTATTGAACCGTTTTGTTGATTCCGGAAATACGGTGCTTGTCATCGAGCATAATCTTGATATTATCAAAACATCGGATTATATAATCGATCTCGGTCCGGAAGGCGGCGATAAGGGCGGAACGCTTGTCGCTTGCGGAACTCCCGAACAGGTAGCGCAGAATCCGGGATCATATACCGGGCAATATCTGAGAAAGGTGCTTATTAAAACGGCGATTAAATAATCCCTGTTTATAAGAGAGAAAGCCCATATACCAGAGTCTTTTCTCTCATTAAGCGGTAATTATTTAAATGCCGAGTCAATAAATCTGAAAGATAAAGCTTTCAGACGGTAAGCTTTGTGCCTGAATTTCTTCCGACAAGCCGAAAAGGCATAAGCTCACATTTTGATTGAAAGGCTGGTCATTATTACAAATGATACCTGAAAAACTAAATAACCTGCTTGACTCCGTTTCAAAGCCTTCAAGATATATCGGCGGCGAATACGGCGAAATAATTAAAGATAAAGAAGGCAAGTGCTCGGTCGCATTCTGCTTTCCTGATAATTACGAAATCGGAATGTCGAATCTTGGGATAAAGATCCTCTACGGCGTCCTTAACGAGCTTGACTTTGTCAGATGCGAACGCTGTTTCGCGCCCATGCCAGATATGGCCGAGCTCATGAAAACAAACGGCGTTCCTCTTTACGCGCTTGAAAGCGCCGATCCTGTAAAAAGCTTTGACATAGTCGCCTTTACTCTTCAGTATGAAATGTGTTATACAAACATTTTATATATGCTCGAGCTGGCCGATATCGAGTTTTATGCAGATAAGAGGCCGGATCTGCCATTGGGTGAAGCGCCGATACTGCTTTGCGGCGGTCCGTGCACCTATAATCCAGAGCCGTTTGCGGATTTTTTTGATATCATGTCAATAGGCGAAGGAGAAGAAGCCCTGCCGGAGCTCATGGAGCTTTACCGTAAATGTAAAGACGATGGCATGAAAAAAATCGAGTTTCTGCGTCTCGCTTCTCATCTTTCAGGCTTTTATGTACCCTCGCTTTATAAAGTCGATTATAATACCGACGGTACGATTTCAAAATTCGCTCCGCTTTTTCCGGATGTTCCGGCGCGGATTAAAAAACGCCATGTGAAGGATTTTGAGAACGCATATTTCCCTGTAAAACAAGTCGTTCCCTTTACGGAAGCCGTTCATGACCGTATTACGCTCGAGGTTTTCCGAGGATGTATTAGAGGATGCAGGTTTTGTCAGGCCGGAATGGTGTGCCGCCCTATAAGAGAAAGAAGCGCGCAAAAGCTCAACGATATAGCAAAGGAAGTATTTAAAAATACAGGGTATGACGAGATTTCCGCGTGCTGTCTCAGCATCAGCGATTATTCTCAGCTTGAAGAATTCTGCGACGGGCTTTTATCCTGGTGCGGAGCCAAGTCGGTCAATATATCACTGCCGTCAATGCGCATAGACAGTTTTTCAAAGGAGCTTCTCGAAAAGTCGGACAGCCTCAGAAAGACTTCTCTTACCTTCGCGCCCGAAGCGGGAACCCAGGCGCTTCGCGACCGCATAAACAAAGGCGTCACGGAGGAGGATCTTATGCGTTCGGTGGGTTATGCTTTCGATTCCGGTCATACATCGGTAAAGCTTTATTTTATGGACGGACTTCCCACTGAGACAGACGAGGATGTCATCGGTATCGCAGATCTCGCGCAAAAATGCGTCAATGTGTATTATAAAAGTGAAAGCAAGCCAAAGGGCCGCGGTGTCAATGTAAATATCAGTGTTTCATGCTTTGTGCCGAAGCCTTTCACACCTTTTCAATGGGACGGACAGAATATGCCGGATGAGCTGATGCGCAAGCAGAAGCTGATCAGAGAAAATGTTAGGACTAAAAAGATATCATACGCATACCATGACGCCCGCGTAAGCCGTATTGAAGCTTTTTTTGCCAGGGGAAACAGAAAGCTTTCAAAAGTAATTGAGGCAGCATATAGAAACGGCCAGGTCTTCGATGCCTGGGACGAATATTTTATTTATGACAAATGGCTTTCGGCCGCCGAGGAAGCCGGCGTTGACGTCGCCTTTTTCGCGAACAGAACTTTTTCACGCGACGAAATTCTGCCATGGGATTTCCTTGATATCGGCATTTCAAAAGCGCACCTTAAGCGAGAGAGAGAAAAAGCCGACAGAAGCGAAATTACCATCGGAAAGATATACAATAAATAATAGAGATGAAGTCACTATTCCTACAAAGCTCTGAAAAAGCTTTATAGTCGCTATAATTATATTTACAGAGTAGGCGGAGGGTAAAAAGCTCCCGCTCCTCCCGTCGCAATGTATGTACTGGTCATGTATAATGCTAATTACTGAAGTACTGCGCGCTGCAAAAAGCTTAGGAGTCGACCAAACCGGGTCGGCTCCTGTTCTCTTTAATAATAATTTTTCAGAGACAATAATCGCTTCATTACCTCGTTCATAATTTTCAATTAACCTCAGATTGTATTTTCGAGATTATAAACATTAATGAGTATATATTACAAACAGAAATTTCTACTTCCGGTAGAGTAAATATCTGTTATTAAGTTTTTTTAGTCTAAAATAAGCAGGTGTACTTTTATTTTTTTCGTGTTATAATACAAACATAAAACAGAAAGGATAATTTATATATGGATGAGAAAAAAGTAGGAACAAGGATTGCAAAATTAAGAGCAGAACATAAAATGACGCAGCTTGAGCTTGCAGCAAAACTCGGCGTCAGCGACAAATCTATAAGCAAATGGGAAGTTGGCGGCTGTTATCCTGATGTTACGCTGTTCCCGCAGATTGCAGATTTATTCAATGTTACGGTCGATTACATTATAAGAGGGACACCGAGAACCGTTCAACACTTTTTCACCGGCGATTTCGGGTTTTCGGAAACGAAAGTTAATGATGAATTTCTGAGCAACGGCTGGAAAATAATTAATGTTACAATTGCGACAGGATCGAAAGAAAATTTGTTTGCTTTGGTTATGGAAAAGACAGAATTTGAAGAATAATAAACAGCGAAGCCTTGTTGTATAAGAGAGAAAAGCCCTTATACCAGAGCTTTTCTCTCTTTAAGCGTCAACTATTTAAAATCCGAGTAAATAATAATTACAAAAATCAGAGCCAAGATTGCGAAAAGCAGTGCAAAAGGCTCTGCTTTTTGGTATAATGAGATTTGTAAAAACAAAATATTTTATAGCAGTAAGTTAAATATAAAGACAAGTAGTTTTTTCTCTCTTTTCCCTAAATTACAATCTTATCGGTAAGCTTTTTAGACACGAAATCCAGGAAAAATATATAAATAATGGAATAATAATGAAAATAGTTTTAATTCACGGGCAAAACCACAAAGGCAGCACCTATCATATCGGAAGTATGCTGGCGGAGAAAATCGGTGGAAAAAATGAAATTTGCGAGTATTTCCTTCCGCGTGATCTGAATCACTTTTGTATCGGGTGTTATTCCTGTATTATGGACGATACGAAGTGTCCGTATTACACCGAAAAGCGTGTGATCATGGACTCGGTCGAAGCTGCGGATTTATTGATTTTCACAACACCGAATTACTGTATGATGCCGTCCGCTCAGATGAAAGCCTTTATCGACTTGACATTCAATTATTGGATGTCTCACAAGCCGCGCGGGTGTATGTTTACAAAGAAAGCCGCCGTTATTTCCACGGCAGCCGGAGCGGGAGCCGGAAAAGCCGCCGGAGGCATTGCGAAAACATTATTCTTCTGGGGTGTTCCTTATATAAAGAGCTATGGCATCGCGGTTCAGGCAAAATGCTGGGACGACGTGAAGCCTGAAAAGAAAAACAGAATCGAGCATGCTATGACAAAGCTTGCAAAGAAGCTTTCCAATGGTAAACCTCCGCGCATCGGTATAAAAACACGCTTCATATTCAACAAGATGGCGGGAATGCAGAAAGCCGGTTGGGGTTCATCAACCGAAAAGAAATATTGGGAAGATAACGGCTGGCTCGGAAAGGCAAGACCGTGGAAATAATTTTATCATTATGATTCAATGCAATATAATAATCGCTGTTTTATATTAAATAAGCCATGTTATATGGGTTCTATAACTATAATTTAATAGAATTAAAGGAGCTGTAATGAAATGAACGGAATTATTTTATATAAATCTAAATACGGAGCAACAAAAAAATATGCTGATTGGCTATCTGAAGAGACAGGTTTTCGTTGTGTCGATACCGATAAAGCAAATCAACATGATATTGCGGGTTGTGATACTGTTATTTTAGGCGGAGGAATATATGCTTCGGGAATTGCGGGGCTTGCTTTTTTAAAAAAGAACATCGACCAGTTATCAGGTAAGAAATTAATTGTTTTTTGCGTGGGAGCGTCTCCTTATAACGAAGCGGCTTTTCATGAGATTGTCGAGCATAATATGAAAGATAAATTAAAAAATATTCCCGTGTTTTATTGCAGAGGCGCCTGGGATATCGATTCAATGAGCTTAATGGACAAAACTCTATGTAAGATGTTAAGAAAATCCGTAGCCAAAAAAGATCCTTCGGAACTTGAGCCGTGGATGACAGCACTGATATCTGCGGGTGATGAAAAATGTGATTGGACCGATAAAGCCTACCTGAAACCGATTCTTGATACATTGCGGAAGGAATAAAGATCTGTCGCAAAGGCAATATATAAATGCGTTAATTTAATATTTAATTAATACCAATTCTCGCACGCGTTTCTTTCGCAGTCTGAATTAATTTCCCGTGAATTATCTCGGGTGATGTTTGAATACCCTTAATCATTTCTTCAATTTCTTCTATTTTCACATCCCGCCAACCACGAGCATTCCCTTCTTTTAACTCTTTAACAAACAAATCATAATATTTTATTGCATTTGAAAAGTTCTTTAAATATAATTCAGAATATGCCTTCGCTTCATATTTCCATATAATGGGTGTGTAAAAGATTTTGCTTTCTTTATGATTACTACAAATATATTTACATATACCTGAAGGAGAACCTACATTATCAAACCAATCAAAAGCAGTTTTTTGAAAAAACATGGCATGGGATTCAATATTACTTGTAATACCACTTTCATCCATATCAAGCATTAAATGGTAGCTTTTATAATGATTAATATCAATACGCCATACTGAATCTCCTAACCCCAATACAAGCGAGTCGTTGGATATATATAATGGTTGAACGAATATCTGACACTCATATCCAGTAGATCTTGTGTCAAATAAAATAGCATTTAAAACATTATCAATTGTCTTATAATACATAAGACTTTTGTTTTTTTGAACAAAGCCTTCAGCTTTGCATATTGGTAAAATAATATCATTAATTTTTTTCTTTAATTCAATTCGTTTCATAACACCTCATATATTAAAAATTTAAAATATATCCATTATTAAATAAAGGCTAAAAGAATTCATCTCTATATACTTTATTGAGGGCTTAATTTCGATAATAGGGACAAACTTCAAATAATTTAAATCTAATTCCATATTAACACCTCTGAATCATTGTAATAAGATTTTTTTAGGTTCCTCGAGTTTATGCACGTTTATCTCCTTCATATATTACCAAATTATCATATTTACCAATAATTTGATTTATTATAAATAATATATTTTTATAATCCAAAGGAAAAAACAATAAATTGAGATGATGCCAAGGCTGAACAATCAATTTTATTTCAGGGAAAAAGAAACTAACTGTTGAAATATACCTAAATCCCCCCTCGACAAATCTTTTTAATATGACTTTATTTTCATTAGGATTCAAATCAATACCACATTGTGTTTGCTTATTAATATGATAGTTTTTTAATATATTATTTAATATTTGATAGATATCATTTTTTGAAATATCTGACCATTCCTCAAAGTATTTATAACTGTGAAGTGGCGCCAAGATACATTTTTTTAAATTATTAATTGTAATAAATTGCATAAGAAAATCAAATTCTTCATTTAAATCAGAATAAAATTCTTCTCTTGCACCATCATATCCATGTCCGGATTCATACCCACCATCCCAGTCATGATTCTTATTATAAATTTCTATAAAAGGCATTTCCTGAATATCATTAAGAATTAGACCTATTTTTTTAAGTTCTTTATTAATATTTTGAAATATTATTTTCATAAATTTCTCCTTTCTAATAATTCCATTAGGATTAACAATCTATTAACGGCAATTAAATAATCTTGTTAGAAGTTATTATTTAAAGCCGAGTTAATAATAATCGGTATCTTCCGTTTAATTATAAACATCCAAATGATCTATGTGAGTGGTACATTATTAATGAATATAAAACCAGTATTAAAACGAAAAAAAGACTATATTGATTTACTTTTACTCGCTGACGAACAAGAAAGTATGGTGGATAAATATCTTGAACGCGGCGATATGTTCGTCTTGGATGACAACGGCGTGAAAGCAGAATGCGTTGTGACGAAAGAATCAGACGGAATTTATGAACTAAAAAATATTGCCGTAAATCCCGATTATCAGCGAAAAGGTTATGGAAAAAAGTTGATAGAATTTCTGCTATCCCATTATACTGATTGCAGGGTTATGCTTGTCGGAACAGGTGATTGTGCTTCCACGTTAAGATTTTATAAAAACTGTGGATTTACAGAGTCGCACAGAATAAAAAACTTTTTTACGGATAATTACGATCATCTGATGTATGAAGACGGAAAACAGCTGATTGATATGATTTATTTAAAAATTGAGCGTTAACTGCAAGGAGGATGCTATGAAAAACATATATCTGATCGGCGGAACGATGGGCGTAGGTAAAACAACAACCAGTCGTATCATGAAATGCAAGCTTGACAACAGCGTGTTTCTTGACGGAGATTGGTGCTGGGATATGCACCCGTTTCGGGTAACCGACGAAACAAAGCAAATGGTGATGAAAAACATATGCTTTATTTTGAATAATTTTATAAGCTGCTCGGTATATGAAAATATCGTGTTTTGCTGGGTCATGCACGAACAGGCTATTATTGACGATATTCTATCTCATATCTATACCGCAAACTGTAAAATTCATTTGATATCTTTGGTATGCAGCGAACAGGCGCTGCGGACCCGTCTGATAAAGGATGTTAAGGCCGGAATCAGGACGGATGATGTGATAGGCAGAAGTACAGTACGCCTTCCGCTTTACGAAGCGTTAAATACAATTAAAGTTGATGTATCAGACAGAAGCCCGGAGCAAGCGGCGAACTATATTATTGAGAATTGCTGATCAGAAAACGCAATTCATAATGCTTGTGGGAGAAACAGCGATAATAACATTAACAGATTTTTCGACATTTACATATAATACATATGAGGAGGTATAAAAATATGAGACAAAATCCGTTGTGTTTCTTTTTCCCATGGGCGCCGTCCTGCCGGCTGCCATATAGGCCGCCTTATAGGTGTAATGATGATAAATGTCCTCGCGACAAATGCCCTTATGACAAATGTCCGTATGACAGATATCCATATGGTCCAAGACCAAAGTATTAAGAATTTATCTGAACTTAGAAATTATATATAATTGACTCGGCAATTAAATAACTACCGCTTAAAGAGAGAAATGGCTCTGGTAATATGGGCTTTTCTCTCTTAAGAACAAGGATTATTTAATTGCCGAGTTAATATTAAACGCCGGGCTAAAAACTCGACGTTTTATTTTTTGCATCGGCGAAAGCCATTATCATAACTATGAGATCTCCGTGGAAACATGGACGGCGCGGTGGTTTGTTATACCAATCAGAATTCAGCGACGGCATCGTCTATCCATGCGTATCGTGTATTGATGAAGTTGACAAGATATTGTATCTGAAGCTCGTACGTATTATATGCCCGGTAATTTACATTCCCCTCTCCGATCAGCTTGCCCATGATGTTCCAGACGCGGAAGTTTTCATCTTTTGATTTATCTATTATTTTTACGCTTTCATTAACCGTATCAAGAGCGGCTTTCAGAAGCGATTCCTTTTTTTCATTCCATCTTTCTTTAAATTTCGTTTTAAATTCCGGATCCTTCATCAGAAATGTCGCCCACGTTGTTCCGACATAATCATATGCGGCCTCTGATATAGCCCAGCCGTTATAATCCGGAATATCTCCTGAGAAATTGCCGAAGGACATGTCGAAATCCCATACAGGACCCATCTCAATTTTACCGCCTTTTGTCTTGAACATGTAACAGCTCCGGTAAAAAGCGGATTCAGTATTGTTTGTAAATTCGTGTATTATCAGCCAGTCGATAAGTGCATCGACATCAATATATTCCTCATAGCCGGAGCGCGCGATTATCGCCGCTTCGGCTTTTTTCACATAATCCATTATGAATTGCATCTGAGAGGTATATTTCTGTGTGATTTCAGGCTCTTTTACACATATACGCTTCACATATTGTGTATCGAAGTATTCTTTTCCGTAGATCATCTCTTCTTCATAATTCCAGCCCACCTCAAGAAGATATCCTGTATCGTCTTCAGTATCGGATGTTTCAATATCAACTCTGCCGCGACCTATTTCGATTTTATCGGCCAATGTGTATACGCCGATGTATTCGCCGTTCAAAAAAACGTCGACAAGCACATGCGTCGGAGTGAACATTATATTTTCCATCTGCTTTGACATTGCGCTCGCCACCACGTTTCGAATAAGCGATTTGTCGGCATAACTCGGCACAAGCACCCAGTCACGGTTTTCGGTCAAACCGAACAGAGACGCTTTTTTATCAAGCTTAAGCCTGTATCCTTTTTTTGGAAGTGCAAACCAGGATGAATTGCCTCTTCCCCGTATTTTCATTGAAGACTGCGGCAGAGACAAGCCATTATAAAGCGCGGAAGTCTGCGAATCTATCGAAATCACTGCATCGGTGTAAACAAGCTTTGAAGTTATTCCTGTGTGTCCCGCGGTATTTATATAAACCACCGGAAGATCATATGTGACTCTGGAGGCACGGATGGAATAACCTCGTGTCTGCCCCGTAGAATCGCTGAGAACGGCGAAAAGCTCCCCTTCAAGACCCTTCTCCCGCTCCGGAGAAGAAGAAGAGATGGAATATTTACAGCCGCTGCTGCAACTAAGCCTTACTGACAACTTGGAAATATCGGAATCCGATACCGAATAGGGTATTTTCACTTCGATTATATTTCCGTCAATATTATATGAAAAGCCGGATAATTCAATATTATCTTTAAATACGGACAGCGATAGAATTTCGGCATCAGAATCACCTCCGAGCACGGTGCGGATAATTTGCTCTCCGTTAAAGCTTTTGACGTTCATCCGTTCATCAACGGTGAGTTTTGTCGGCAATCCATAATTGCCGTCCCACCATAAATCGCACTTCGGCGCGTTCACCCTTACGTATTTCCCTTCAAGACTGCCGTTTTTATCTATATAAAACGCGACAGATGAAGCCGTTTTGTCGTTAATATAAAGCTTTGCACCAGTAGAACTTACTTTTGAGTTAACGATAAAAAAAGCCGCGCGATTAAAAACTATATCCTGATTGATTTCTATATCGGAGCATATTGTAATTCTGGGGGTATGTTCTGATTTATATAGTTCATCAGAAACAGAAAGAGCGGCAAGCTCATCCGCGGTATGGACCTCATATTCCGAAAAGGCATCTATACCATGATCCTGGGGACGCGGTATGCGGTCGTCGGTATTTCCTGTTTTAGATCCGATCCCGACCGTATCATATCCGGTTTCCGGCTTTGTTCTCGCGGTTTCGCTCATATTCGGCATCGATGGTTTACATCCGGAAAAAAAGAATGCAGTACCGATTATTAAAGCAGATAAAACAGTATATATAAAAACATGCTGAAGCGCGGCAGATACGATACCATGAATATTATTTTTAAATTTCATCATTATCCTTTCAATCATTAAAAGCAAAAGCCATATGGAGACGTTGATAATGCCCGTAAGAGACTTATCGTATGGCATTATAAAAATATAAGTAAATTATATCATATGCGGAAGAAAAATAAAATAGTCAATATAAAAATGAATTTTTATTATAATCGCATAAAATGACATTTTTTTCATGGCATATATCTTAAAATCCTAAATAAGAGATCGATCCTTACTGAGCTAGAACAATAACCGCGGAGGAAAACACATGAAATCTAAATATTCAGCGGATGGTATTCTTACAATCAGGCCCTCAGGCGATATTGATCACCACGCGGCACGCACATTGCGTGAGGAAGCCGACGTTCTAATCGATGATAATCATCCGAAAAAGGTAATTATTGATCTTTCCGGTACCGAATTCATGGATAGCTCCGGACTTGGCTTTATTCTCGGAAGGCTGAGAAAATGCGCGTCTCAAGGAATTTCGCTCGCTTTAGCAAATCCTTCCGGACGGACAATGCGCATTCTCGAAATGGCCGGAGCAGATAAAATGATTGAAATAATATCGCCGGAGGACGGTGGGAAAGGAGCCGGAATAGAATGAAAAAAACAATATTGAATCAGATGAAGCTTATATTTCCTTCAAATTCCGAAAACGAATCGCTTGCACGCATATGCATTTCAGGATTTGTGATAAAGCTGGACATAACGCCAGAGGAGCTTGCGGATATAAAGACAGCAGTTTCCGAAGCAGTCACAAATTGCATAGTGCATGCGTATAAAACTGAACCGGGATATATCACTTTAGAAGCAAAATACCGAAGCGACGGGAATATTTACATAACAATCACAGATAAGGGATGCGGAATACCTGACATTGCGCTTGCGATGACACCTTTTTACACTACCGATAAAGACAGCGAAAGATGCGGAATGGGCTTTTCTATTATGAAGAGCTTCATGAACAGTCTCAAAGTCAAGTCAGCACCGGGAAAAGGAACGCGGGTATCCATGAGGAAAAAGCTTGGCATGATAAAATGATCGGAAACGTAAACGGATATGACAATGTGCATATAAATTCGGCGGAAGCTATAAAAGCGGCGCAAAGCGGCGATAACGAAATGCTTTCGAAAATTACAGAAAGCAATATGGGTCTCGTGAAAAGCATCGCGCAGCGTTTTTGCGGCAGAGGAGCCGAATATGAGGATCTTGTGCAGATAGGCGCAGTCGGAATGATCAAAGCGATAAGAAATTTTTCGCCCGATTTCGGCTGCGCGTTTTCGACATATGCAGTTCCGCTGATCGCGGGTGAAATAAAACGCTTTTTACGTGATGACGGGTTAGTTAAAATATCCCGTACTACAAAATCGAACGCTTCAATCATTGCTCGCTTTACAAAGGACTTTCAGAATGCGTACGGGCGAGAACCTACAATGCCTGAAATAATAGAAGGAACCGCGATATCCGAGGAGGATGCCGTATGTGCTATTGAAGCTTCGCGTCCCGTTCTTTCAATTAACGAAAAGCGCGGAGACGATGACGACTTTACTCTGGAGGATGTTATAGGAGACGATTCCCTTTCCGAGGTTGTCGACAGTATTGCTCTCTCAGAAGCAATATCGCTTCTCAGCGATGATGAAAAACTCATTATCAGGCTCAGATATTTTAAAGGTCTCACCCAACAACAATGCGCAAAGCTTCTGGATTCCACACAGGTCAGAATATCAAGAGCGGAAAAAAAGATAATTGAAA containing:
- a CDS encoding TIGR03960 family B12-binding radical SAM protein, with amino-acid sequence MIPEKLNNLLDSVSKPSRYIGGEYGEIIKDKEGKCSVAFCFPDNYEIGMSNLGIKILYGVLNELDFVRCERCFAPMPDMAELMKTNGVPLYALESADPVKSFDIVAFTLQYEMCYTNILYMLELADIEFYADKRPDLPLGEAPILLCGGPCTYNPEPFADFFDIMSIGEGEEALPELMELYRKCKDDGMKKIEFLRLASHLSGFYVPSLYKVDYNTDGTISKFAPLFPDVPARIKKRHVKDFENAYFPVKQVVPFTEAVHDRITLEVFRGCIRGCRFCQAGMVCRPIRERSAQKLNDIAKEVFKNTGYDEISACCLSISDYSQLEEFCDGLLSWCGAKSVNISLPSMRIDSFSKELLEKSDSLRKTSLTFAPEAGTQALRDRINKGVTEEDLMRSVGYAFDSGHTSVKLYFMDGLPTETDEDVIGIADLAQKCVNVYYKSESKPKGRGVNVNISVSCFVPKPFTPFQWDGQNMPDELMRKQKLIRENVRTKKISYAYHDARVSRIEAFFARGNRKLSKVIEAAYRNGQVFDAWDEYFIYDKWLSAAEEAGVDVAFFANRTFSRDEILPWDFLDIGISKAHLKREREKADRSEITIGKIYNK
- a CDS encoding NAD(P)H-dependent oxidoreductase; the encoded protein is MKIVLIHGQNHKGSTYHIGSMLAEKIGGKNEICEYFLPRDLNHFCIGCYSCIMDDTKCPYYTEKRVIMDSVEAADLLIFTTPNYCMMPSAQMKAFIDLTFNYWMSHKPRGCMFTKKAAVISTAAGAGAGKAAGGIAKTLFFWGVPYIKSYGIAVQAKCWDDVKPEKKNRIEHAMTKLAKKLSNGKPPRIGIKTRFIFNKMAGMQKAGWGSSTEKKYWEDNGWLGKARPWK
- the uvrA gene encoding excinuclease ABC subunit UvrA, whose translation is MRDDIYISGARAHNLKNISLSIPRNKLIVFTGLSGCGKSSLAFDTIYAEGYRRFVESLSSYARQFLGQLDKPEVDYIEGLSPAISIDQKTTSRNPRSTVGTVTEIYDYLRLLYANIGIPHCPVCGKEIKGQTVDQIADKILSFPEGTRFQILAPVIKGKKGLHEKVLADAMADGYVRVRIDGFVYDLSETPVLDKNKKHAIEIVIDRLVINGDIFGRLSGSLETALALADGTVMIEFVDKAADDPDRIITLSQNFACEEHGFSMAELAPRMFSFNNPYGACEACGGLGLKRIISPRLVIPDLSLSLSEGAIQVNGFKSLDNDNWSGKTLTAVLEKYGLDLNSPLCDYSPDALNAILYGTGGERHTRSFIIEGQKRDFTYSFDGIINIIQQRFEQTNNEYYDAFLEDVECPVCKGKRLKKEILSVTVGGLSIADFTGLSITAALEFINKLTLTEKETMISREITKEIRNRLSFLQHVGLDYLTLSRRSATLSGGESQRIRLATQIGSSLMGVLYILDEPSIGLHQRDNSKLIDTLKRLRDIGNTVIVVEHDEETMENADYIVDIGPGAGIEGGNIVAAGTPQEVMNTPGSITGDFLSGRRKIKVPDIRRSGNGYFLKVLDARENNLKGIDISIPLGTFTSVTGVSGSGKSSLVNGILLQELASKLNRAYTRTGKCKAVLGLEALDKVIAIDQSPIGRTPRSNPATYTGLFNEIRAVFAKTPDAKARGYGQDRFSFNLRGGRCEACGGDGTIKIEMHFLPDVYVTCDVCKGKRYNRETLEVRYKGKTIADVLDMTITQASSFFENIPQISRKLKTMCDVGIGYIKLGQSSTTLSGGEAQRVKLSCELSKRSTGKTIYILDEPTTGLHSADVEKLIEVLNRFVDSGNTVLVIEHNLDIIKTSDYIIDLGPEGGDKGGTLVACGTPEQVAQNPGSYTGQYLRKVLIKTAIK
- a CDS encoding helix-turn-helix transcriptional regulator, translating into MDEKKVGTRIAKLRAEHKMTQLELAAKLGVSDKSISKWEVGGCYPDVTLFPQIADLFNVTVDYIIRGTPRTVQHFFTGDFGFSETKVNDEFLSNGWKIINVTIATGSKENLFALVMEKTEFEE